The following proteins come from a genomic window of Pelagicoccus albus:
- the kdsB gene encoding 3-deoxy-manno-octulosonate cytidylyltransferase: protein MLAIVAPARLASTRFPEKLLHPICGKPLILWVAERIQSQVPDIPAYFAVDDEKLRSVVEEAGFRAIMTRVDHQSGTDRLAEANEQIGADVLINVQADEPMVAASQIASLVEYMEQGATMATLATPFLTRKDFLDPNQVKVTISNEGDALYFSRAPIPYHRDGFASFDDEWVKRSPVFRHLGLYAYRADFLNEFCRLPQGRLEAIERLEQLRALENGYRIKVGLTQEQSIGIDTAEDVEKFTAAVAG, encoded by the coding sequence ATGCTAGCAATCGTAGCCCCAGCGCGCCTCGCCTCTACCCGTTTTCCTGAGAAACTACTCCATCCCATTTGTGGAAAGCCCCTTATTCTTTGGGTCGCGGAACGCATACAATCCCAAGTGCCTGATATCCCCGCTTACTTTGCGGTGGACGATGAAAAGCTAAGATCCGTAGTCGAAGAGGCCGGATTCCGCGCGATCATGACGCGTGTGGACCATCAGAGCGGAACCGACCGACTCGCCGAGGCCAACGAACAAATCGGTGCGGATGTCCTGATCAATGTGCAGGCGGACGAGCCCATGGTCGCTGCTTCGCAGATCGCATCGCTGGTCGAATACATGGAGCAGGGGGCCACGATGGCGACTCTGGCCACGCCGTTCCTAACCCGAAAGGACTTCTTGGATCCCAATCAGGTGAAGGTAACGATTTCGAACGAGGGTGATGCCCTCTATTTTTCGAGAGCTCCGATCCCTTACCATCGAGATGGCTTCGCGAGCTTCGATGACGAGTGGGTTAAACGCTCCCCGGTGTTTCGCCATCTGGGACTCTATGCCTATCGAGCCGACTTCCTGAACGAGTTTTGCCGATTGCCGCAAGGTCGTCTCGAAGCGATCGAACGCCTCGAGCAATTAAGGGCCTTGGAAAATGGCTATCGGATCAAAGTCGGACTCACCCAAGAGCAGTCTATCGGTATCGACACTGCAGAGGACGTTGAGAAATTCACCGCCGCGGTCGCCGGCTAG
- a CDS encoding lipocalin family protein, with protein MKRLLIALTLLATLLTTACSENEMPNQKLADSVNLESFMGTWYVHGHTPTFMDKEAYDATETYELDGKKIRTTYRYRKGSHEGKWKEYHPVGKVYDHESNAEWRMRFFGILNAAYYILYVDPSYEYTVVGHPGRSMAWIMSRSPQMTDSKYDELIQELVSRDYDLSELRRLPHQAETKD; from the coding sequence ATGAAACGACTTTTGATAGCCTTAACCTTACTGGCGACGCTACTCACAACCGCCTGTTCCGAAAACGAAATGCCAAACCAAAAACTAGCCGACTCCGTAAATCTCGAGAGCTTCATGGGCACCTGGTACGTGCACGGCCATACGCCGACCTTCATGGATAAGGAGGCTTACGACGCCACTGAGACCTACGAACTGGACGGCAAAAAGATCCGCACTACCTACCGCTACCGCAAAGGCTCTCACGAGGGTAAGTGGAAGGAATACCATCCGGTCGGAAAAGTATACGACCACGAATCTAACGCGGAGTGGAGGATGCGTTTTTTCGGAATCCTAAACGCTGCCTACTACATTCTCTACGTGGATCCCTCCTACGAGTACACGGTGGTCGGACATCCGGGCAGAAGCATGGCCTGGATCATGTCCCGGTCGCCCCAAATGACTGATTCAAAGTACGATGAGCTAATACAAGAGCTCGTTTCTCGAGACTACGATCTTAGTGAGCTGAGACGTTTGCCGCACCAAGCAGAGACCAAGGATTGA
- a CDS encoding acyl-CoA desaturase: MTAIIIFFVLHWYASVIAQSFFLHRYMAHSMFRMSPFWEKFFYLFTFVAQGSSFLHPKSYAALHMEHHKHSDTEEDPHSPHFFSDVWGMMKNTARVYYEFKTGQRESSSPSIRALPTWPLVDRLGNSIFVRLGFCALYILFYYYFAPSPIWYLLLPFHFLMGPVHGAFVNWCGHKYGYRNHNTPDQSKNTFAWDLLFVGETFQNNHHRFPNRANFANRWYEWDVLYPFILVLDKLRIIRLAPVRSS, from the coding sequence ATGACCGCCATAATCATATTCTTTGTGCTCCACTGGTATGCGTCAGTGATTGCCCAAAGTTTTTTCCTGCACCGCTATATGGCTCACAGCATGTTTCGCATGAGCCCATTTTGGGAGAAGTTCTTCTACTTGTTCACGTTTGTGGCCCAAGGATCTTCCTTTCTTCACCCGAAGTCGTACGCGGCTCTGCACATGGAGCATCACAAGCATAGCGATACAGAGGAAGATCCTCATTCACCACATTTCTTTAGCGATGTCTGGGGTATGATGAAGAACACCGCAAGGGTCTACTATGAATTTAAGACCGGTCAACGTGAGTCAAGCTCCCCCTCGATCCGAGCTCTGCCCACTTGGCCTTTAGTGGATCGCCTCGGCAACTCCATCTTCGTGCGGCTTGGCTTCTGCGCGCTGTATATACTTTTCTACTACTACTTTGCTCCCTCCCCTATCTGGTATCTGCTGCTGCCGTTCCACTTCCTGATGGGGCCGGTACATGGGGCTTTCGTGAACTGGTGTGGCCACAAGTACGGTTACCGGAATCACAATACACCTGACCAATCGAAGAACACTTTCGCTTGGGATCTGCTATTCGTGGGAGAGACTTTTCAGAACAACCATCACCGCTTTCCGAATCGCGCCAACTTCGCCAACCGCTGGTACGAATGGGACGTCCTCTATCCCTTCATCCTTGTGTTGGATAAACTGCGAATCATCCGCCTAGCCCCAGTACGCTCGTCATGA
- a CDS encoding HPr family phosphocarrier protein has translation MDSANLSSDGNALERMLLVQNQMGIHARPAAMIVRVTNKYSSDVFFEKDDEQVNGKSIMGLMMLAAGKGSEIKTLATGPDAAECLDALEALFATKFDEK, from the coding sequence ATGGATTCTGCCAACCTTAGTTCAGACGGAAACGCGCTCGAACGCATGCTCCTGGTCCAAAACCAAATGGGTATCCACGCTCGCCCCGCCGCCATGATCGTAAGGGTCACCAACAAGTACAGCTCCGACGTCTTCTTCGAAAAGGACGACGAGCAAGTGAATGGCAAATCCATCATGGGCCTTATGATGCTGGCCGCCGGCAAAGGCTCCGAAATCAAAACATTGGCCACCGGACCCGATGCGGCTGAATGCCTCGACGCCCTAGAAGCCCTTTTCGCCACCAAGTTCGACGAGAAATAG
- a CDS encoding SAM-dependent methyltransferase, translated as MNTLKLAENGYIPYFLLRFGIRQRLKRKLEIEASKGPDSNESFKRALKQSALAVDTDKANEQHYEVPAEFFELVLGPYLKYSSGYWPEGCNSIEESELASLELVAERAQLKDGQDILELGCGWGSFSLWAAAKFPYSQITTVSNSSSQAEFIRKRASERGLTNLNVVTCDINAFDTPLQFDRIVSIEMLEHVRNYDALFAKLSNWLRDDAKMFVHVFSHKKHAYAYDASNPSEWMARHFFTGGIMPSHDLLPSFDKYIQAEESWALSGVHYQKTSEAWLQNMNTYESKIEPIFAKVYGPENAKQWMWRWRLFFLACAELFGYKNGSEWGVSHYRFTKQLSK; from the coding sequence ATGAACACGCTAAAACTCGCAGAAAATGGATACATCCCTTACTTTCTTCTCAGATTCGGAATCAGACAGAGGCTAAAACGCAAACTAGAGATCGAAGCGTCGAAAGGCCCCGATTCCAATGAGAGCTTCAAGAGAGCCCTCAAGCAAAGCGCTTTGGCAGTAGACACAGACAAAGCGAACGAACAGCACTACGAAGTTCCGGCTGAATTCTTCGAACTAGTGCTCGGGCCCTACTTGAAATACAGCAGCGGATACTGGCCAGAGGGATGTAACTCAATCGAAGAGTCTGAGCTTGCGTCTCTCGAACTCGTCGCCGAGCGAGCCCAGTTGAAAGATGGACAGGATATCCTGGAGCTCGGTTGTGGCTGGGGTTCATTTTCGCTCTGGGCTGCAGCGAAGTTCCCATACTCCCAAATCACTACTGTATCCAATTCTTCGAGTCAGGCAGAGTTCATAAGAAAGCGGGCTAGCGAACGGGGATTGACCAATCTAAACGTAGTCACTTGCGATATCAACGCCTTCGACACCCCTCTCCAATTCGACCGCATCGTCTCAATCGAAATGCTAGAGCACGTGAGAAACTACGACGCTTTATTCGCAAAACTTTCCAACTGGCTACGCGACGACGCGAAAATGTTCGTCCACGTATTCTCTCATAAGAAGCACGCTTACGCCTACGACGCGAGCAACCCTTCCGAATGGATGGCTCGACACTTCTTCACCGGTGGGATCATGCCGTCGCACGATCTTCTTCCGAGCTTCGACAAGTATATTCAAGCGGAGGAGAGCTGGGCCTTGAGCGGAGTGCATTACCAGAAAACATCCGAAGCTTGGCTCCAAAACATGAATACGTACGAATCAAAAATAGAGCCTATTTTCGCCAAAGTCTACGGACCCGAGAATGCGAAGCAGTGGATGTGGAGATGGCGACTTTTCTTCCTAGCTTGTGCGGAATTGTTTGGATACAAAAATGGTAGCGAATGGGGAGTCTCGCACTACCGTTTCACCAAGCAGTTGTCAAAGTAA